A segment of the Spiroplasma helicoides genome:
GATTTAACAAAAACTTAAATTGAGTTATAAAAGAAAATAAAAAACTTATTTTTTATAAAAATCGCTTAAATAATTTTAAAATTTTTAAAAAGTTTTTTGCAAAAAATGAAAAAATTAACAAAGTTGAAGATAAAATATTGCATTACTTAAAAATTTTAGAAGTTGATAATAATGATAAACAAGCTCAAGAATTCGAGTCCATTTACTTTAATAAAATGAGACAATTAGATGGAATGTTTACATGAGTAGATGAAGAAATAAAAAATTTTGATAGAGAGCATTTTTTGAAATTAGTTATTAATGATAAAACTTTAAAACCTTTTTATAAAACATATCTTGACTTTTATGAAAATATAAAATATTTGTTACCAATGCATAAAAGACAACTACTTTCAAAAGTCTCTAATTCATCAAATATTTTATATGAAATGTATGACACCTTGATGTACAAAGATAATGAGTTTAAGGAAATATTTATTGGTGAAAATAAATATGAATTGAATAATAATAAATATAATGATATCATGACAAATAGTAGACCATTAGAAGATCAAATATTTAGAACGAATGTTGAGTTACTTTTCAAAGAAAATTTAAAAAATAATAAAACAACTTTTTTAAAAATCTATGAATCTATAATAAAAAACAATATTGAATATTCTAAAATGATTAATCAAGAGCATTACTTTGATTTTTATTTTGATAAAAAAGATTTTTATAAGTCTCAACTTAACATTCTTTTTGATGTAGCTGATAAAAATAAACATTTGATAGATAGATATTTAAAAATATACAAAAATTACTTTGGCTTTACAGATAAATTCTATTATACAGATACATCACTTAGATTTGCTACGACAAATAAACACTTGTATTCTGTTGAATTTGGTAAAAAAGTTGTCAAAAAATCACTTAAAGTTTTAGGTAAAAATTACTTAAAATATTTAAAGAAATCATTAAAATGTAATTTAATTGATTTTTATGAAGATGAAAATAAAAGCTCTGAAGCTTTTACAATTTCTTCATCAAATTTTGACAGTTTAATTTCTATGAATTGAACAGATGATATTGAGTCTATTTATACTCTTGCTCATGAAGTTGGCCATTCTGTACATTCAAAGTTTTCGAACAAGTATCAACCTAAACCACTTAATTTGTTTAGCAATTTGATTGCAGAAATTAGTTCAACTTTAAATGAACATATACTTAGTGATTATCTTTTGAAAAAATTAGAAAGTAATCAAAAAATTAATGTTTTACAAAATAGCATTGATTTTATAATAATAAATTTTTTTAGTTCCATTAGAAATACTAAGTTTGAATTAAAAGCTCATGATTTAGTAAACGCACAACAACCATTAACTTTTAAAAATATAAAAAAAATATTAAATGAAATAGATATTAAAAGAGATTATTTAAGTGATTTTGATAATCAAATAAAATACTATAATTGGTTTGATTTATCTCATATCTTTGATGAGCCGTTTTATATGTATAAATATTCTGTCTCAATTGCTGTTTCCTATTATTTATATAATGACTTTAAAAAAACAAAAAATAGTCAAAAAATAATTAGTTTTTTAAAAGAAGGTGGAAATTTAAGACCCTTAGAATTATTTGAAAAATATGGTTTTAATTGTAATGATTCCAAATCATATGAACCTATTTTGAAACACTTGAAAGACCTTATATCTAATCTTGAGGTCTTACTTAATATAAATAGAAATTAAGATACAAAAAATTATTTAATTAATATTTAAATATTGTTTTTTTACTTATTTTGTTATATTCTATAAGTATCTGTTGTTTATTTAATTGTGTAAAATAGTGTTTACAATTATAAGCAAAAGATAACTAATTTTAGCAATTTTTAATTAAAAATACTAATTTTTATAAAAATATTAAGTTTATACAAAATATTTAATGTAATTATTAAAAACGAAAGGTGATAAATATGAAAAAGTTATTAAGTCTTTTAACAAGTATAAGTCTAATAGCGGCATCATCTAGCTTAG
Coding sequences within it:
- a CDS encoding M3 family metallopeptidase, which gives rise to MQRKHAKNIYKWNLNKIYKGKKRFNKNLNWVIKENKKLIFYKNRLNNFKIFKKFFAKNEKINKVEDKILHYLKILEVDNNDKQAQEFESIYFNKMRQLDGMFTWVDEEIKNFDREHFLKLVINDKTLKPFYKTYLDFYENIKYLLPMHKRQLLSKVSNSSNILYEMYDTLMYKDNEFKEIFIGENKYELNNNKYNDIMTNSRPLEDQIFRTNVELLFKENLKNNKTTFLKIYESIIKNNIEYSKMINQEHYFDFYFDKKDFYKSQLNILFDVADKNKHLIDRYLKIYKNYFGFTDKFYYTDTSLRFATTNKHLYSVEFGKKVVKKSLKVLGKNYLKYLKKSLKCNLIDFYEDENKSSEAFTISSSNFDSLISMNWTDDIESIYTLAHEVGHSVHSKFSNKYQPKPLNLFSNLIAEISSTLNEHILSDYLLKKLESNQKINVLQNSIDFIIINFFSSIRNTKFELKAHDLVNAQQPLTFKNIKKILNEIDIKRDYLSDFDNQIKYYNWFDLSHIFDEPFYMYKYSVSIAVSYYLYNDFKKTKNSQKIISFLKEGGNLRPLELFEKYGFNCNDSKSYEPILKHLKDLISNLEVLLNINRN